A window from Malania oleifera isolate guangnan ecotype guangnan chromosome 7, ASM2987363v1, whole genome shotgun sequence encodes these proteins:
- the LOC131159753 gene encoding ATP synthase small subunit 6, mitochondrial-like gives MPKFDPWPVFFRREWKRNWPFLVGFAVTGAIITKLSLGLTEEDAKNSPFVQRHRR, from the exons ATGCCGAAGTTCGATCCATGGCCGGTGTTTTTCAGGCGAGAGTGGAAGCGAAACTGGCCTTTCTTGGTCGGCTTTGCCGTAACAGGAGCCATCATCACCAAGCTCTCTCTTGGTCTCACTG AGGAAGATGCAAAGAATTCCCCCTTCGTGCAGAGGCACAGGAGGTAA